DNA from Alphaproteobacteria bacterium SS10:
GCTTAGGCGGCGTTATTGAGCATGCGGCAGAGCGTTTTGGGTCCCATGCCGATGGGTATGAGGTTAACCCGCTGCTGGTGGAAGAGGGGCGGAAGCGTATTCAGGCGAGTGCTGCAGCAGCGAAATTAGAGCTAAACGAGCTAGACCATGCCAGCTTTCAGATTGCGCGCCGGTATGAGTTCTGTATCGCCCTTAACCTCTTCTACACGGTGGAGAATAAGGACGCGCTCTACCAGAAGTTGGTCACGGTGCTGAAAGACCGTGGGCAGCTTGTTTTCACCGATTTCTTTGTGCCCATGGATGCTGATCTGAATTCGGGCGCGTACAAGGCCTGGATGCAAACCGAACGGCTGGAGCCACACCCGATCACATCGAAGGATATGGAAAAGGGGCTGACCGCCGCTGGTTTCGACGTGCGGACGGTTGAGGACATCACCACCCCATATCAGCGCGAAACCAGGGTTGGCCTATCTCGCCTGCACGATTACCTGAAATCCAAAGAGATGGATGCGGAGGCTAAGCAAGTCCTGACGGATGAGATTGCTTTGCTAACCCGGCGTATGATGGCGATTGAGGCCGGGCTTAAGGTGAAGCGGGTCCATGCCATCCTGCCCGTCAGTGCTGGTAATGATGAGAGCTTCGCGCCATCCATGCCGGAAGCGGTTGAATAATCGGTGTGCGCACTTTAAACCCGCGCAGCCGTTGACAGAAACCGGCTCAGACAGTATCAACCGGGCTCACCGTTTTCTGAGGATAGACCGATGCGTGTTGCAAACTCGCTCAAGACGCTGAAAAAGCGTGACAAAAACTGCCGTGTGATCCGCCGTAAGGGCCGGGTCTACGTCATCAACAAAAAGAACCCACGCTTCAAGGCGCGTCAGGGTTAATTCCGGCTGCTGGCCTGATGGCTAGCGCTGAGAAAATAGAACGGCGGTCCAGCTTCTGGGCCGCCGCTTTTGCGTTTGAGGGCTAGGCCCAAGCGTAAAGCCTGAATGAATCTAAGCCTCGGCGTAGTTCTTTCGCCTCGACATCTTGCCAATGCCAGGATTGAGGGAGTTGGTAGGATCACAGCTCTTGAAGAAGGCCTTCTGCTCATCTGACGCGTGGTAGATGTGTCCGACATTATGCTCTGACGGATATTTTGCACCTCGTTTGTCCAATATTTCCAACATCTTAGATTTGATCTCTTTCGGGTCGTAACCCTTCTTGATCACGTAATCCTGGTGCATGACATGGCAGAAGAAGTGGCCGTAGATCACCCGGTGGCTAATGCCCTGATTGATCTCTGGCGGCAGCTGCTCAAACCAATCGATTTCATTGCGGCGAAGGGCGATGTCGAGCGCCAGAATATCCGATACCTTCTCTGGATTGACGGCGGCATAGCGGACTGGTGCACCCGCGGCGGCAAACCGGTGAAGGCCAGCAACCTTGGCCTCACGCGGGGTACAGGCGAACCAGTCGGTGGTTTCACCATCGATGTTCTCTTTGAGGTAGGCCTCAGCCTCTTCGATCCCGTCATCATGCATCTTAAGGATCAGATGGTGTGGGAACCGCTCATGGAACTCTTCCATCTGCTTAAACAGCGGGTTCGGCCAGAGATAGCTAATCCCTTGCATGATCCGATCGATCAGGTTCTTAGGCAGCAGCGGAATTCTGTTCAGCCGGGCATCGAGCCAACCTTTAAGCGCAAAGATGGTGGGCAGCCGGTCAGTACCCAGCTTGTCGATCATCACCAGCGTGTCTTTGCCGTAGGTTTTGGTGAACTCATACGCCTCTGAGTGCATGTACTCGCCAGACACCGGTAAGGTCTTGAAGTTCCTCAAGACATCCTGGCGCAGCTTGGTCAGGAACGCCGTGTCATGGGTGCCGAGATAGAAGACCTTCTCCCGCTCATTCTTGGCATAGGTGTCGAGGCGGGCAGCAAACACCACAAGCTTACCGGCACAGCCTGAGATGCCGTAGAGGCGTGACGTGTCGGCGTTGTATCGGGATGGTGTGTCCGCATCCACGTCACGGATAACCTCAGGATACTTGGTGTCTGAGGCGTTCCGATTGGTCTTCTCGATGTCCTTTTCCGTGTAATCACCATTCTCAAGCCGGGTGAGCATGGT
Protein-coding regions in this window:
- the ykgO gene encoding type B 50S ribosomal protein L36; this encodes MRVANSLKTLKKRDKNCRVIRRKGRVYVINKKNPRFKARQG
- a CDS encoding methyltransferase domain-containing protein, which produces MERPAMLYEGMPIDDIQVDWRTRLIAWWEGFDLDGIENRKKKSKARLAEKKSEKGAGRSKPPEAVEEQEPAGLDRHGRPLWSMTRIELAELMWGEKFIEPGAESWIPKLISTLPLNPTSSLLDLTAGLGGVIEHAAERFGSHADGYEVNPLLVEEGRKRIQASAAAAKLELNELDHASFQIARRYEFCIALNLFYTVENKDALYQKLVTVLKDRGQLVFTDFFVPMDADLNSGAYKAWMQTERLEPHPITSKDMEKGLTAAGFDVRTVEDITTPYQRETRVGLSRLHDYLKSKEMDAEAKQVLTDEIALLTRRMMAIEAGLKVKRVHAILPVSAGNDESFAPSMPEAVE
- the dld gene encoding D-lactate dehydrogenase: MQENGLVAELTAIVGKRHVITDQKSMKRFCKGYRSGEGEALAVVRPGTLVEQWRVLQACVAADVIIIMQAANTGLTEGSTPKDTYDRDVVILSTNRMNQIQLLDNGKQIISFPGATLFSLEKMLRPFERQPHSVIGSSSIGASIIGGVCNNSGGSLCERGPSYTELALYAQIKADGKLELVNELGIELGDDPETMLTRLENGDYTEKDIEKTNRNASDTKYPEVIRDVDADTPSRYNADTSRLYGISGCAGKLVVFAARLDTYAKNEREKVFYLGTHDTAFLTKLRQDVLRNFKTLPVSGEYMHSEAYEFTKTYGKDTLVMIDKLGTDRLPTIFALKGWLDARLNRIPLLPKNLIDRIMQGISYLWPNPLFKQMEEFHERFPHHLILKMHDDGIEEAEAYLKENIDGETTDWFACTPREAKVAGLHRFAAAGAPVRYAAVNPEKVSDILALDIALRRNEIDWFEQLPPEINQGISHRVIYGHFFCHVMHQDYVIKKGYDPKEIKSKMLEILDKRGAKYPSEHNVGHIYHASDEQKAFFKSCDPTNSLNPGIGKMSRRKNYAEA